The genomic DNA CGGCGTGCGGATGCAGCTTGAGCACCGTCCCGGACACGGGCGAGGCGACGACGGCGTCGGCACCGTCGGCGGGGACGGATGGTTCGATGGCGACGCCCGACCCCACCATCTCCCCCGCGAAGACCTCATCCGGCACGGCCGAGAGCGGCACGAGCCGCCCAGCCACCGGCGCGAGCACATCGGTCACAGGAGGTCCTGCACTTCCTCGGCGAGCGCGTCCGCCGTCGGGCCGACGACGACCTGCACGGCGGACCCCGCGACCATCACCCCGTGCGACAGCTTCTTGAGCGCGGCCTGATCGACCAGGCCGGTGTCCTTGACCTCACAGCGGAGGCGGGTGATGCACCCCTCCACCTCGTCGATGTTGTCGGCCCCGCCGAGACCGTTCACGATGTCCTGCGCCTTCGACATGCCTGCCGCCTTTCGGAGAGGTTCGGGGAAACCGACGCGCGTCGGACCGAACTGGTTATAACCTGTCGTCACCCTAGTGGACTCGTCCCTCGACAGGAGCGAAAAATGAGTTCCTCATCCGGATCCGGTATATCAGCACGGCGGCTCGATCTGAGCGGTCTCCAGAAACTCGGCCGCAGCCTCATGCTCCCCATCGCGGTGCTGCCCGCGGCGGGTCTCCTGCTGCGCCTCGGCCAGGACGATCTCCTCGGCAGGTTCGACTCCATGAAGACCGTCGCCGCCGTGATCGGCGGGGCCGGCAACGCGCTCATCTCGAACCTCCCCATCCTGTTCGCAGTCGGCATCGCGATCGGCTGGGCGAAGAAGGCCGACGGCTCCACCGCGCTCGCCGCGCTGGTCGGGTACCTCTCGTTCCAGGCGGTCGAGAAGGCCATGTCGCCCGTGGTGCTCGCGGGCAAGGTCGACAAGGCCGGGGAACCCGCGCTGGTCGACTTCGGCGTCCTCGGCGGCATCGTCATCGGCATCATGTCGGCGATGCTGTGGCAGCGGTTCTACAAGACGAAGCTCCCCGACTACATCGGCTTCTTCTCCGGCCGGCGCCTCGTCCCGATCCTCACGGCCTCGGGCGCGATCGTCGTGGGCGTGCTCATGTCCTTCGTCTACCCGCTCTTCAACTGGGCGCTCACCGGCCTCGGCACCTGGGTGACGGAGCACTCCGTCGTGGGCGGCGGCGTCTTCGGCACCGTCAACCGCCTGCTGCTCCCCCTGGGCCTGCACCACATCATCAATTCCGTCGTGTGGTTCATCCTCGGCGACTACACCGCGGCGAACGGCGAGGTCGTGCACGGCGACATCTCCCGATTCCTCCAGGGCGACCCCACCGCCGGCACGTTCATGACCGGCTTCTTCCCGATCATGATGTTCGGTCTGCCCGCGGCGGCGTTCGCCATCTACCGGTGCGCGAAGCCCGAGAACCG from Tsukamurella paurometabola includes the following:
- a CDS encoding PTS transporter subunit EIIB, which encodes MSKAQDIVNGLGGADNIDEVEGCITRLRCEVKDTGLVDQAALKKLSHGVMVAGSAVQVVVGPTADALAEEVQDLL
- a CDS encoding PTS transporter subunit EIIC translates to MSSSSGSGISARRLDLSGLQKLGRSLMLPIAVLPAAGLLLRLGQDDLLGRFDSMKTVAAVIGGAGNALISNLPILFAVGIAIGWAKKADGSTALAALVGYLSFQAVEKAMSPVVLAGKVDKAGEPALVDFGVLGGIVIGIMSAMLWQRFYKTKLPDYIGFFSGRRLVPILTASGAIVVGVLMSFVYPLFNWALTGLGTWVTEHSVVGGGVFGTVNRLLLPLGLHHIINSVVWFILGDYTAANGEVVHGDISRFLQGDPTAGTFMTGFFPIMMFGLPAAAFAIYRCAKPENRKTVGGIMLSVALTSFLTGITEPLEFSFIFVAWPLLIVHALLTGSSLLIANWLDIHHGFTFSAGAIDYVLNFGKATNPLWLIPMGLVYAVIYYFSFSFIIKRRNLKTPGREDEDMEAEATA